A stretch of the Thiocystis violascens DSM 198 genome encodes the following:
- a CDS encoding chemotaxis protein CheW: MTNEQVEPSPSISAAGMDETAAERASDIRQFVIFVCDSEVFAVDMTPVQEIIRVPEVVRVPLAPSTLEGLANLRGKVLPIISLRRLFGFAEQDDDDATRALVIDLGQPLGFVVDRVSSVVGVEPGRIEGVDALAATVKTELLSGILKDVGGYPMVMVLDFERLIRTEFAAIAALSQTGRGASFGEIASHDAEEDAVTDELQLVSFEVAEQEYAILIENVQEIVQFPDQIVHVPRAEAHVLGVMTLRNRLLPLVSLRCLFELPAQAADERSRIVVVRLGEMSVGLAMDSVNEVLRVPKSAVDAMPKLLARHGDLADIADICRLDDGQRLVSIISTDNLFRHSSIQEALTSVAAMRDDERLDDDQDGEAQADDEEQVVVFRLDKEEFGVPIESVQEIVRIPDELTHVPKAPSFVEGVINLRGAVLPVIDQRRRLGLATVERNDRQRIMVFLLDGVRTGFIVDSVAEVLKIPKSAIEPSPRLSLEQTRLIGRVANLERQHRMIQLIEPAHLVAEEQREQLAALSHATPHG, encoded by the coding sequence ATGACCAACGAACAGGTCGAACCGTCGCCGTCGATCAGCGCGGCAGGGATGGATGAAACTGCGGCGGAGCGCGCGTCGGACATCCGTCAATTCGTGATCTTTGTGTGCGACAGCGAGGTTTTCGCGGTCGATATGACGCCGGTGCAGGAGATCATCCGGGTGCCGGAGGTGGTGCGGGTGCCGCTCGCACCCTCCACTCTGGAAGGGTTGGCGAATTTGCGCGGCAAGGTGCTGCCGATCATCAGTCTGCGCCGACTCTTCGGCTTCGCCGAGCAGGACGACGACGACGCCACCCGCGCGCTGGTCATCGATCTGGGTCAGCCGCTCGGTTTCGTGGTGGATCGGGTAAGTAGCGTGGTCGGGGTCGAGCCAGGGCGCATCGAAGGCGTCGATGCCCTGGCGGCGACGGTCAAAACCGAACTGCTGTCGGGTATTCTCAAGGATGTCGGCGGCTATCCGATGGTGATGGTGCTGGACTTCGAGCGTCTGATCCGTACCGAGTTTGCCGCCATCGCGGCGCTGTCGCAGACCGGTCGCGGGGCGTCCTTTGGCGAGATCGCAAGCCATGACGCGGAAGAGGACGCCGTCACGGACGAACTGCAGTTGGTCAGTTTTGAAGTCGCCGAACAGGAATATGCCATCCTGATCGAGAACGTGCAGGAGATCGTGCAGTTTCCCGACCAGATCGTGCATGTTCCGCGCGCCGAGGCGCATGTACTGGGGGTGATGACGCTGCGCAATCGGCTGCTGCCGCTGGTGTCGCTGCGCTGTCTGTTCGAGCTGCCGGCTCAAGCCGCCGATGAGCGCAGTCGCATCGTGGTGGTGCGCCTCGGAGAGATGTCGGTGGGGCTGGCGATGGACAGCGTGAACGAGGTGCTGCGGGTGCCGAAATCGGCGGTGGACGCCATGCCCAAGCTGCTGGCGCGTCATGGCGATCTGGCCGACATTGCCGACATTTGCCGGCTCGACGACGGCCAGCGGCTGGTGTCGATCATTTCCACCGACAATCTGTTCCGGCATTCATCCATTCAGGAGGCGCTGACCAGCGTTGCAGCCATGCGCGATGACGAACGTCTGGACGACGATCAGGACGGCGAGGCGCAGGCCGACGACGAGGAGCAGGTGGTCGTCTTCCGGCTCGACAAGGAAGAATTCGGGGTGCCGATCGAGAGCGTGCAGGAGATCGTGCGTATTCCCGATGAATTGACCCATGTGCCCAAGGCACCGAGCTTTGTCGAAGGTGTCATCAACCTGCGCGGCGCGGTGCTGCCGGTGATCGATCAGCGCCGACGGCTCGGTTTGGCGACGGTCGAGCGCAACGACCGTCAGCGCATCATGGTGTTTCTGCTTGACGGGGTGCGTACCGGCTTTATCGTCGATTCGGTGGCCGAGGTGCTCAAGATCCCCAAGTCCGCCATCGAACCCTCGCCCCGGCTGTCGCTCGAACAGACGCGGCTGATCGGGCGGGTGGCCAATCTGGAGCGGCAGCATCGCATGATCCAGTTGATCGAGCCGGCGCATCTGGTCGCCGAGGAACAGCGGGAGCAACTGGCGGCATTGAGTCACGCGACACCGCACGGTTAA